A genomic segment from Frateuria edaphi encodes:
- a CDS encoding electron transfer flavoprotein-ubiquinone oxidoreductase, translated as MSERETMEYDVVVVGAGPAGLSFAIRLKQLQPDTTVCVIEKASTIGAQILSGAVIEPAPLDALLPGWRDNPPPICVPAGEDEFWLLTKTGGRKLPVPPGMNNHGNFIVSLGAMCAWLAPQAEALGVDVFPGFAAADNVYNEDGSVAGVRIGDMGVAKDGTHKSGYTQGIDIRAKVTVLAEGARGSLTKQLIKRFALDKDSDPQGYSIGIKELWQVPAGRVTPGKIVHSFGWPADNDTYGGSFLYHLDGDRIALGYVSGLDYRDPEYKPWEAFQQWKNHPHVKPLLEGGNILSAGARAIVTGGYQSLPKVEMPGAILIGDTAGLLNVPKIKGTHQAIRSGMLAAEHLAANGLNAAGFDAALRASPAMAELKQVRNIKPGFKKGLWFGMANAAWETVTRGASPWTLKNKPDWSSLEKVGEYEEPKRDYVTRDLAPRDRLAGVYFAATEHDEDQPIHLHVADTNICIERCSVEYDNPCTRFCPANVYEIVEDALPDGSQSKRLQINAANCVHCKTCDIKDPYEIITWVTPEGGSGPNYQNM; from the coding sequence ATGAGCGAACGCGAAACGATGGAATACGACGTGGTCGTGGTCGGCGCCGGCCCGGCCGGGCTGTCGTTCGCGATCCGCCTGAAGCAGCTGCAGCCGGACACCACCGTCTGCGTGATCGAGAAGGCGTCCACCATTGGCGCGCAGATCCTGTCCGGCGCGGTGATCGAGCCGGCCCCGCTGGACGCGCTGCTGCCCGGCTGGCGCGACAACCCGCCGCCGATCTGCGTGCCGGCCGGCGAAGACGAATTCTGGCTGCTGACCAAGACCGGCGGCCGCAAGCTGCCGGTGCCGCCGGGGATGAACAACCACGGCAACTTCATCGTGTCGCTGGGCGCCATGTGCGCCTGGCTGGCGCCACAGGCCGAGGCGCTGGGCGTGGACGTGTTCCCCGGCTTCGCCGCCGCCGACAACGTCTACAACGAGGACGGCTCGGTCGCGGGCGTGCGCATCGGCGACATGGGCGTGGCCAAGGACGGGACCCACAAGAGCGGCTACACCCAGGGCATCGACATCAGGGCCAAGGTCACCGTGCTGGCCGAAGGCGCGCGCGGCAGCCTGACCAAGCAACTGATCAAGCGCTTCGCGCTGGACAAGGACAGCGACCCGCAGGGTTATTCGATCGGCATCAAGGAACTCTGGCAGGTGCCCGCCGGCCGCGTCACGCCCGGCAAGATCGTGCACAGCTTCGGCTGGCCGGCCGACAACGACACCTACGGCGGCAGCTTCCTCTATCACCTGGACGGCGACCGCATCGCCCTGGGCTACGTCAGCGGACTGGATTACCGCGACCCCGAATACAAGCCGTGGGAAGCCTTCCAGCAGTGGAAGAACCACCCGCACGTCAAACCGTTGCTCGAGGGCGGCAACATCCTGTCGGCCGGCGCGCGCGCCATCGTCACCGGCGGCTACCAGTCGCTGCCGAAAGTCGAGATGCCGGGTGCGATCCTGATCGGCGACACTGCCGGCCTGCTCAACGTGCCCAAGATCAAGGGCACCCACCAGGCGATCCGCAGCGGCATGCTCGCCGCCGAACACCTGGCCGCCAACGGCCTGAACGCCGCCGGCTTCGACGCCGCCCTGCGGGCCTCACCGGCGATGGCGGAATTGAAGCAAGTGCGCAACATCAAGCCCGGCTTCAAGAAGGGCCTGTGGTTCGGCATGGCGAACGCCGCCTGGGAAACGGTCACCCGCGGCGCCTCGCCGTGGACGCTGAAGAACAAGCCAGACTGGAGCTCGCTGGAAAAGGTTGGCGAATACGAGGAACCCAAGCGCGACTACGTGACGCGCGACCTGGCCCCGCGCGATCGCCTGGCCGGCGTCTACTTCGCCGCCACCGAGCACGACGAAGACCAGCCGATCCACCTGCACGTGGCCGATACCAACATCTGCATCGAACGCTGCAGCGTCGAGTACGACAACCCCTGCACCCGCTTCTGCCCGGCGAACGTGTACGAGATCGTGGAAGACGCCCTGCCCGATGGCAGCCAGTCCAAGCGCCTGCAGATCAACGCCGCCAACTGCGTGCACTGCAAGACCTGCGACATCAAGGATCCGTACGAGATCATCACCTGGGTTACCCCCGAGGGCGGCTCGGGTCCCAACTACCAGAACATGTAA
- a CDS encoding glycosyltransferase: MRQEWTSRPAIADELALLPLDLPFEPFAVPGSDAPRVSIVIPVHGKLPYTIACLRSLARHRARAPFEIIVVDDASPDETATVLDQVDGLRLLRNPRNVGFIDSCNAGAAAARGEFLLFLNNDTQVTPGWLDALLACFAERADCGIAGARLVYPDGRLQEAGGLVFADGGCWNTGRFEDRDAPAFQYRRRTDYVTGAALLVRREVFDRVGGFDIRYRPAYYEDTDLAFAVRQLGLAVYYEPASTVIHCEGITSGTDTGSGAKHHQVTNQAVFVAKWADQLALQPPPGTPLEQAVRWHARGRVLVVDATVPDPTRDSGSLRLCGILRLLEQQGWSTCFFPDDRRATHRDMLALGELGCEMLSAEDLPTWLRRHGRQLHAVILCRHTVAGQYASLVRRHAPQARLVFDTVDLHFLREGRAADLAGHPGLARQAAASRRSELRLIERCDTTLVVSTHEQALLAALLPQARVELLSNIHHVRGCRRSSAERRDLVFIGGWGHPPNADAIRWIAQDILPRLREALPDIRVHVLGDLPDDAVAGLARPGLELHGRVPDLEPWLYRCLASLAPLRFGAGVKGKINMAMSFGLPVIATTIAVEGMQLSDGVDVLVADDPSAFAKATVRLASDASLWQRLSDHGLENVRRHFSVDAAAATLERVLG, encoded by the coding sequence GTGCGCCAGGAATGGACCTCGCGCCCCGCGATCGCCGACGAGCTTGCGCTGCTGCCGCTGGACCTGCCATTCGAGCCGTTCGCCGTGCCGGGCTCAGACGCGCCGCGGGTGTCGATCGTGATTCCGGTCCACGGTAAGCTCCCCTACACGATCGCCTGCCTGCGTTCGCTGGCAAGGCATCGCGCGCGCGCTCCGTTCGAGATCATCGTGGTCGATGACGCCTCGCCGGACGAGACCGCCACAGTGCTCGACCAGGTCGATGGATTGCGGCTGCTGCGCAATCCCCGCAACGTGGGCTTCATCGACAGCTGCAACGCTGGCGCCGCGGCGGCCAGGGGCGAGTTCCTGCTATTCCTCAACAACGATACGCAGGTCACGCCCGGCTGGCTCGATGCACTACTCGCCTGCTTTGCCGAGCGTGCCGATTGCGGTATCGCCGGGGCCCGTCTGGTCTATCCGGACGGACGCCTGCAGGAAGCCGGTGGGCTGGTGTTCGCCGACGGCGGCTGCTGGAACACCGGACGGTTCGAGGATCGCGACGCACCCGCCTTCCAGTACCGCCGCCGCACCGATTACGTCACTGGGGCCGCCCTGCTCGTGCGGCGCGAGGTGTTCGACCGTGTCGGCGGATTCGACATCCGCTACCGACCGGCCTACTACGAAGACACCGATCTTGCCTTCGCCGTGCGTCAACTTGGACTAGCCGTGTATTACGAACCGGCCAGCACGGTGATCCACTGCGAGGGGATCACCTCGGGCACCGATACCGGCAGCGGGGCAAAGCATCATCAGGTGACCAACCAGGCCGTGTTTGTGGCCAAGTGGGCCGACCAGCTCGCCCTTCAGCCGCCGCCGGGCACGCCTCTGGAGCAGGCCGTCCGCTGGCATGCGCGTGGCCGGGTACTGGTGGTCGACGCCACCGTGCCCGATCCGACGCGTGACTCCGGTTCGCTGCGCTTGTGCGGCATCCTGCGTCTGCTCGAGCAACAGGGATGGAGCACCTGTTTTTTCCCGGACGACCGGCGCGCCACGCACCGCGACATGCTTGCGCTGGGCGAGCTCGGCTGCGAGATGCTCAGCGCGGAAGACCTCCCAACCTGGTTGCGCCGACATGGGCGCCAGCTCCATGCGGTGATCCTCTGCCGCCACACGGTGGCCGGCCAGTACGCCAGCCTCGTACGGCGCCACGCACCGCAGGCCAGGCTGGTTTTCGACACGGTGGACCTTCATTTCCTACGCGAAGGACGCGCCGCCGACCTCGCCGGCCATCCCGGGCTCGCCCGACAGGCCGCGGCTTCGCGGCGCAGCGAACTGCGTCTGATCGAGCGCTGCGACACGACGCTGGTGGTGAGCACGCACGAACAGGCGCTGCTGGCGGCGCTGCTGCCGCAGGCACGCGTGGAGCTGCTCTCGAACATCCACCATGTCCGTGGCTGTCGCCGATCGTCGGCCGAGCGCCGGGATCTGGTGTTCATCGGTGGCTGGGGCCACCCACCGAACGCCGACGCGATCCGCTGGATCGCGCAGGACATCCTGCCGCGCCTGCGCGAGGCCCTGCCGGACATCCGCGTTCACGTGCTGGGCGACCTGCCCGATGACGCGGTGGCGGGGCTCGCCCGCCCCGGGCTGGAGTTGCATGGCCGCGTGCCTGACCTGGAGCCATGGCTCTACCGGTGCCTGGCCTCGCTTGCGCCGCTGCGCTTCGGCGCCGGGGTGAAGGGCAAGATCAACATGGCGATGAGCTTCGGCCTGCCGGTCATCGCCACCACGATCGCCGTCGAAGGCATGCAGCTGAGCGACGGCGTGGACGTGCTGGTAGCTGACGATCCGTCGGCGTTCGCCAAGGCGACGGTGCGCCTCGCCAGCGACGCCTCACTCTGGCAGCGGCTGTCTGACCACGGATTGGAAAACGTCCGCCGGCACTTTTCCGTCGATGCCGCGGCTGCCACCCTCGAACGCGTCCTGGGTTGA
- a CDS encoding glycoside hydrolase family 99-like domain-containing protein: MTSFLAKRYLFRAMRLGFRILPLPTATRDRLRQRFLERYVNLVPAGPRGQVTENARRRPHLHAAARAIGFVEPRAEALPAPLPATLIAFYLPQFHPIPQNDAWWGEGFTEWTNVARALPQFEGHAQPRLPGTLGFYDLRLPQVMRRQMELARQYGIGAFCSYFYWFGGERLLEQPLLQWLEDPSLNLALCLCWANENWSRRWDGRAEDILIGQRHSPEDDLAFIAHVARWLRDPRYLRVQGKPLLLVYRPGLLPDPKATAARWRDWCREAGIGEIHLAYVQSFDRVDPRDIGFDAAVEFPPNNATPAPITARQRLLDPEYRGDVYDWRELARQAMALPDPPYPRYPGVNPGWDNEPRRSGKGRVFTHASPRGYRDWLRQAIAVARRRQPDQPLVFVNAWNEWAEGAVLEPDARLGHAWLQATRDALRATPAAAAAAQPCAVIHVWYVEVLDEILATLQGSGLAWRIIVTTAHERATAVRERLQALGTAAEVHVFENRGRDILPFLHVANQLLDEGTEVVLKLHTKRSVHREDGELWRRELLDGLASPARARALAAAFAADPTLGLVAPDGHVQPLGFYWGANRDTVGYLATRLGLAEPDVEHDCFVAGSMFWARLEALRPLLDAHLGEWEFEAEAGQLDGMFAHAIERIVMLVVRHAGFRATEAAGLLGLASSQRPFPYAAADGAGARQ, from the coding sequence ATGACTTCTTTCCTCGCCAAGCGCTACCTGTTCCGGGCCATGCGGCTGGGCTTCCGGATCCTGCCGTTGCCTACCGCCACCCGCGACCGGCTGCGCCAGCGATTCCTGGAGCGCTACGTCAACCTCGTGCCAGCCGGCCCGCGCGGTCAGGTCACGGAAAACGCAAGGCGCCGTCCACACCTACATGCCGCGGCACGCGCGATCGGCTTCGTCGAACCACGCGCCGAGGCGCTGCCGGCGCCGCTGCCCGCGACGCTGATTGCGTTCTACCTGCCACAGTTTCACCCGATACCGCAGAACGACGCCTGGTGGGGCGAGGGCTTCACCGAATGGACCAACGTGGCGCGCGCGCTGCCCCAGTTCGAGGGCCACGCGCAGCCGCGCCTGCCGGGCACGCTGGGTTTCTACGACCTGCGGCTCCCGCAGGTGATGCGCCGGCAGATGGAGTTGGCCCGCCAGTACGGCATCGGCGCATTCTGCAGCTACTTCTATTGGTTCGGTGGCGAACGGTTGCTCGAACAGCCGCTGCTGCAATGGCTGGAAGATCCGTCGCTGAACCTGGCGCTGTGTCTTTGCTGGGCCAACGAAAACTGGTCGCGACGCTGGGACGGACGCGCGGAGGACATTTTGATCGGCCAGCGGCACAGCCCGGAGGACGACCTCGCCTTCATTGCACACGTCGCACGGTGGCTGCGTGATCCACGCTACCTGCGCGTGCAGGGCAAACCGCTGCTGCTGGTCTACCGCCCGGGCCTGCTGCCCGATCCGAAGGCGACCGCAGCGCGCTGGCGCGACTGGTGCCGCGAGGCGGGCATCGGCGAGATCCATCTCGCCTACGTGCAGAGCTTCGACCGGGTCGATCCACGCGACATCGGCTTCGATGCGGCGGTGGAGTTCCCTCCCAACAACGCGACGCCCGCGCCGATCACCGCACGCCAGCGGTTGCTTGATCCGGAATATCGGGGCGACGTGTACGACTGGCGCGAACTGGCCCGCCAGGCCATGGCACTACCCGATCCGCCTTACCCGCGTTACCCGGGGGTAAACCCAGGCTGGGACAACGAGCCTCGTCGCAGCGGCAAGGGCCGGGTATTTACGCATGCCTCGCCGCGCGGCTACCGCGACTGGTTGCGCCAGGCGATCGCCGTGGCGCGCCGGCGCCAGCCGGACCAGCCGCTGGTGTTCGTCAACGCCTGGAACGAGTGGGCCGAAGGCGCCGTGCTCGAACCCGACGCGAGGCTGGGCCACGCCTGGCTGCAGGCCACCCGGGACGCCCTGCGCGCGACGCCCGCCGCGGCAGCGGCCGCGCAGCCCTGCGCGGTGATCCACGTTTGGTACGTCGAGGTGCTGGACGAGATCCTAGCGACCCTGCAAGGTTCCGGCCTGGCATGGCGCATCATCGTCACTACCGCGCACGAGCGGGCCACGGCGGTACGCGAACGGCTCCAAGCGCTGGGTACGGCCGCGGAAGTGCACGTGTTCGAGAACCGCGGACGCGACATCCTGCCCTTCCTGCATGTGGCCAACCAGTTGCTCGATGAAGGCACTGAGGTGGTGTTGAAGCTGCATACCAAGCGCTCGGTACACCGCGAGGACGGCGAGCTTTGGCGGCGCGAACTGCTCGACGGACTGGCCTCACCTGCACGTGCCCGTGCGCTGGCGGCGGCGTTCGCGGCGGACCCGACGCTGGGCTTGGTGGCACCGGACGGGCACGTGCAGCCGCTCGGGTTCTACTGGGGCGCCAACCGTGACACGGTCGGTTATCTGGCCACCCGGCTCGGCCTGGCCGAACCGGACGTCGAGCACGACTGCTTCGTGGCCGGCAGCATGTTCTGGGCGCGGCTTGAGGCGCTGCGTCCGCTGCTGGATGCGCACCTGGGCGAATGGGAGTTCGAAGCCGAGGCCGGCCAGCTCGACGGCATGTTCGCACACGCAATCGAGCGGATCGTCATGCTGGTCGTGCGGCACGCCGGGTTCCGTGCGACCGAAGCCGCCGGTCTGCTGGGTCTGGCGTCCTCGCAGCGGCCCTTTCCCTATGCAGCCGCGGACGGTGCTGGCGCGCGTCAGTAG
- a CDS encoding electron transfer flavoprotein subunit beta/FixA family protein, producing the protein MKILVGYKRVVDYNVRIQVKPDGTGVVTEGAKLSANPFDDIALEEALRLREKGVAEQVVIVGIGPADLTAHLRNGLAMGANRAIHVTTAEAIQPLTAARAFLKLVEKEQPGLVILGKQAIDDDANQTGQMLAALWDRPQATFASKVEIADGKATVTREVDAGLETIEAELPAVITTDLRLNEPRFIKLPDIMKAKSKPVDVIEFASLGVEGGDHLKTTHYAAPPKRTKGVMVKDAAELVATLKQKGLL; encoded by the coding sequence ATGAAGATTCTGGTCGGCTACAAGCGCGTCGTGGACTACAACGTCCGCATCCAGGTCAAGCCCGACGGCACCGGCGTGGTGACCGAGGGCGCCAAACTCTCCGCCAACCCGTTCGACGACATCGCCCTGGAAGAGGCCCTGCGCCTGCGGGAGAAGGGCGTGGCCGAACAAGTGGTGATCGTCGGCATCGGCCCGGCCGACCTCACTGCGCACCTGCGCAACGGCCTGGCGATGGGCGCGAACCGAGCCATCCACGTCACCACTGCCGAGGCAATCCAACCGCTCACCGCCGCGCGCGCCTTCCTCAAGCTGGTCGAAAAGGAGCAGCCGGGCCTGGTGATCCTGGGCAAGCAGGCGATCGACGACGACGCCAACCAGACCGGCCAGATGCTCGCCGCGCTGTGGGACCGTCCGCAGGCCACCTTCGCCAGCAAGGTGGAGATTGCCGATGGCAAGGCCACCGTGACCCGCGAGGTCGACGCCGGGCTGGAAACCATCGAGGCCGAGCTGCCGGCGGTGATCACCACCGACCTGCGCCTCAACGAACCGCGCTTCATCAAGCTGCCTGACATCATGAAGGCCAAGTCCAAGCCGGTCGACGTGATCGAGTTCGCCTCGCTCGGTGTCGAAGGCGGTGACCACCTCAAAACCACCCACTACGCCGCGCCCCCCAAGCGCACCAAGGGCGTGATGGTGAAGGACGCGGCCGAGCTGGTCGCCACCCTCAAGCAGAAGGGCCTGCTCTAA
- a CDS encoding electron transfer flavoprotein subunit alpha/FixB family protein has protein sequence MSKILVIAEHLDGKLNPSTARAVSAAAAAKPEAIDVLVLSDNADAIAAEAAKIECVSRVLAATRAENAHALAAVLAPQVAKAAAGYSHVFAPSTTFGKDLAPRVAALLGVAQVSDVMAIEGAHTFKRPIYAGNAIVTVEADPAHTVVATIRTASWPAATTGANSAPVEALNLDVALPSHTRFVELKQGKSDRPDLQSASKVVSGGRGVGSKENFEIIYKFADRIGAAVGASRAAVDAGYVPNEMQVGQTGKIIAPELYMAIGISGAIQHLTGIKDAGTIVAINKDGEAPIFEVADIGLVGDLFKIIPELEQALG, from the coding sequence ATGAGCAAGATCCTCGTCATCGCCGAACACCTGGACGGCAAGCTGAACCCCTCGACCGCGCGCGCCGTGAGCGCCGCCGCCGCGGCCAAGCCCGAAGCCATCGACGTACTGGTGCTGTCCGACAACGCCGATGCCATCGCCGCCGAGGCCGCGAAGATCGAATGCGTAAGCCGCGTGCTCGCCGCCACCCGCGCCGAGAACGCGCACGCGCTCGCCGCCGTGCTGGCGCCGCAGGTGGCCAAGGCCGCCGCCGGCTACAGCCACGTGTTCGCACCCTCCACCACCTTCGGCAAGGACCTCGCCCCGCGCGTGGCCGCCCTGCTCGGCGTGGCGCAGGTCAGCGACGTGATGGCGATCGAGGGCGCGCACACCTTCAAGCGCCCGATCTATGCCGGCAACGCGATCGTCACGGTCGAGGCCGACCCGGCGCACACCGTGGTCGCCACCATCCGCACCGCCTCCTGGCCAGCGGCCACCACCGGCGCCAACAGCGCCCCGGTCGAGGCGTTGAACCTCGACGTCGCCCTGCCATCCCACACCCGTTTCGTCGAACTCAAGCAGGGCAAGAGCGACCGCCCGGACCTGCAGAGCGCGAGCAAGGTCGTCTCCGGCGGCCGCGGCGTGGGCTCGAAGGAAAACTTCGAGATCATCTACAAGTTCGCCGACAGGATCGGCGCGGCGGTGGGCGCCTCGCGCGCCGCGGTGGATGCGGGCTACGTGCCCAACGAAATGCAGGTCGGCCAGACCGGCAAGATCATCGCGCCCGAGCTGTACATGGCGATCGGCATCTCCGGCGCCATCCAGCACCTGACCGGCATCAAGGACGCCGGCACCATCGTGGCGATCAACAAGGATGGTGAGGCGCCGATCTTCGAGGTAGCCGATATCGGCCTGGTCGGTGACCTGTTCAAGATCATTCCGGAACTCGAACAAGCGCTGGGCTGA
- a CDS encoding SLC13 family permease has product MLTSAVESWCRRAGFPPSKVLLPLSYATMLGGMCTLVGTSTNLCRRIGTRPSGAAAAGPAHPRLGRHPCRRLGPALPSHAWPVTAALPGGRDRAGSRYP; this is encoded by the coding sequence ATGCTTACCTCGGCTGTCGAAAGTTGGTGCCGCCGCGCGGGATTCCCGCCCTCCAAGGTGCTGCTGCCGCTCAGCTACGCGACGATGCTCGGCGGCATGTGCACCTTGGTCGGCACCAGCACCAATTTGTGTCGCCGGATTGGCACACGGCCATCCGGAGCTGCCGCCGCTGGACCTGCTCACCCCCGCTTGGGTAGGCATCCCTGTCGCCGTCTCGGGCCTGCTCTACCTAGTCACGCTTGGCCGGTGACTGCTGCCCTCCCGGGCGGGCGCGATCGAGCAGGCAGCCGATACCCGTGA
- a CDS encoding TrkA C-terminal domain-containing protein, with translation MLELQADAGGAMQGRTIAEARLRRLRNLCLAEIDRHGAIIPAPGLHTTLQAGDRLIFVGLPNGACELRGLQGLSYAQTPLLPVDPDSGRHFVEVVLSRLAPVIGRSVRDSQFRERYGAVVLAINRHGRELREKLGEVVLQSGDTLLLETKPDFVLRHDQSHDFAMLNRVGEDNGIDPRRAFMALAFVVATIAANVLLRADVLTSALAATLGMLATGCPSFPLRLARPGGAADCHDRVRLRDRSGIQRHRGGCCHGAPVVGRRPIEPLDCLVAVNGATVVFTELVTNSASAVLMFPVGLATAAQLGVHPMPFVKTVMFAASASFITPIGYQTNLMVYGRVGTASSTTCAWARHWPSSSGVGDHAGAAHLAILMGQKRQNVAQEVSTSHYNHVIC, from the coding sequence GTGCTGGAGCTGCAGGCGGATGCCGGCGGGGCCATGCAGGGGCGCACGATCGCCGAGGCCAGGCTGCGGCGCCTGCGCAACCTTTGCCTGGCCGAGATCGACCGCCATGGCGCCATTATTCCCGCGCCGGGCCTCCACACCACCCTGCAAGCGGGCGATCGGCTGATATTCGTCGGCTTGCCGAACGGTGCGTGTGAGCTGCGCGGACTGCAGGGCCTCTCATATGCCCAGACGCCACTGTTACCCGTCGACCCGGACTCCGGCCGCCATTTCGTGGAGGTGGTGCTGTCGCGCCTGGCCCCGGTGATCGGGCGCTCCGTGCGCGATTCGCAGTTCCGCGAGCGGTACGGTGCCGTGGTGCTGGCCATCAACCGGCATGGGCGGGAGCTGCGCGAGAAGCTCGGCGAGGTGGTACTGCAGAGCGGTGACACGCTGCTGCTGGAGACCAAGCCCGACTTTGTGCTACGGCACGACCAGTCGCACGATTTCGCCATGCTCAACCGTGTCGGCGAGGACAACGGGATCGACCCGCGCCGCGCTTTCATGGCGCTGGCTTTCGTGGTGGCGACGATCGCCGCCAATGTGCTCCTCCGGGCGGACGTGCTCACGTCCGCGCTGGCCGCGACGCTCGGCATGCTGGCGACGGGCTGCCCTTCCTTTCCGCTCCGTCTGGCGCGCCCTGGAGGTGCCGCTGATTGCCACGATCGCGTTCGCCTTCGCGATCGGTCAGGCATTCAACGACACCGGGGTGGCTGCTGCCATGGCGCGCCTGTTGTTGGCCGTCGCCCCATCGAACCCCTGGACTGCCTGGTCGCCGTCAACGGCGCCACAGTCGTGTTCACCGAGCTGGTCACTAACAGCGCCTCGGCGGTGCTGATGTTCCCTGTGGGCCTCGCGACCGCCGCGCAGCTGGGCGTCCACCCGATGCCGTTCGTGAAGACTGTGATGTTCGCCGCTTCCGCGTCGTTCATAACGCCCATCGGTTATCAGACGAACTTGATGGTTTACGGCCGGGTGGGTACCGCTTCATCGACTACGTGCGCGTGGGCACGCCACTGGCCGTCGTCGTCGGGCGTTGGTGACCACGCTGGCGCCGCACATCTGGCCATTCTGATGGGACAAAAACGGCAAAATGTTGCGCAAGAAGTTTCCACATCCCACTACAATCACGTGATTTGCTGA
- the cysD gene encoding sulfate adenylyltransferase subunit CysD — translation MKATHAHHASSHLDRLEGESIQILREVAAEFSNPVMLYSIGKDSSVLLHLLQKAFRPAPPPIPLLHVDTTWKFREMIAFRDRRAKETGCRLIVHTNPDGLRDGVGPFSHGSAVHTDIMKTQALKQALNAHAFDAAIGGARRDEEKSRAKERVFSFRNEQHRWDPKNQRPELWNLYNARIRKGESVRVFPLSNWTELDIWLYIYRENIPVPSLYLAADRPVVERDGMLIMVDDDRMPLAPDERPAIRKVRFRTLGCYPLTGAIESEADTLPKVIQEMLVARTSERQGRLIDQDAGASMEKKKQEGYF, via the coding sequence ATGAAGGCGACCCATGCTCATCATGCGAGCTCCCACCTGGATCGCCTTGAAGGCGAGAGCATCCAGATACTGCGCGAGGTCGCTGCCGAGTTTTCGAATCCGGTGATGCTGTATTCGATCGGCAAGGATTCCTCCGTGCTGCTGCACCTGTTGCAGAAGGCGTTCCGTCCGGCGCCCCCGCCGATTCCGCTGTTGCATGTAGACACGACCTGGAAGTTCCGCGAAATGATCGCCTTCCGAGATCGGCGGGCGAAGGAAACCGGTTGCCGGCTGATCGTGCACACCAACCCGGATGGCCTGCGCGACGGCGTCGGGCCCTTCAGCCATGGTTCGGCGGTGCACACCGACATCATGAAGACCCAGGCGCTGAAGCAGGCGCTCAATGCCCATGCTTTCGACGCCGCCATCGGCGGCGCCCGGCGCGACGAGGAAAAGTCGCGCGCCAAGGAACGCGTCTTTTCGTTCCGCAACGAGCAACATCGCTGGGATCCGAAGAACCAGCGGCCGGAATTGTGGAACCTCTACAACGCCCGCATCCGCAAGGGCGAAAGCGTGCGTGTGTTTCCCCTGTCCAACTGGACCGAGCTGGACATCTGGCTCTATATCTACAGGGAAAACATCCCGGTGCCGTCGTTGTACCTGGCGGCCGACCGGCCGGTCGTGGAACGTGACGGCATGCTGATCATGGTCGACGACGACCGCATGCCGCTCGCGCCCGACGAGCGTCCCGCCATTCGCAAGGTGCGCTTCCGCACCCTCGGTTGCTACCCTCTCACCGGTGCGATCGAGTCCGAGGCCGACACCTTGCCCAAGGTGATCCAGGAGATGCTTGTCGCCAGAACCTCCGAACGACAGGGGCGCCTGATCGACCAGGATGCCGGTGCCTCCATGGAGAAGAAGAAGCAGGAGGGCTATTTCTGA